The proteins below are encoded in one region of Bifidobacterium catenulatum DSM 16992 = JCM 1194 = LMG 11043:
- a CDS encoding diaminopimelate decarboxylase family protein, with translation MAVTPIWPAGSNVNEQGEITFHGRTAESLLNEFGSPLYVIDTDDVRVRATKFVKSAANAFNNTVTHVSFAGKALLSKEICRIVTESGMLIDTCTMGEMRIALAAGVPGRRLVLHGNNKSDAEIELAITEGFAKIVVDEPNEPARIAEIAKRLGKRARVMLRVTSGIHAGGHEFVSTAHEDQKFGVALLPVGADASKLNVLDDLTDVTPAGSNARLGESETTPGESAERQLQYDIKYPYDMSHEKVSEGDRKLAEAMTMVADGPALAVLKEIYRHQDVLELVGVHSHIGSNIHDADAFIQAAKRMMLLRKTFYATDAYTLPEVDLGGGYSVAYTDGEDSMDLDTELARLASAVTTVNRALGMPAPVISFEPGRWTVAPTGVTLYRVGTVKPVQLAGTAKDKAGNPVTERVYVSVDGGMSDNIRPALYGSDYTAKIANREGSSETKLCRVVGMHCESGDIIVNEVRLPADIQRGDVLAVPVTGAYGRTMASNYNQALIPAVVAVSEQDAHVMIRRQTVEDLLDWDVSE, from the coding sequence ATGGCAGTCACCCCCATCTGGCCAGCCGGCTCCAACGTGAACGAGCAAGGTGAAATCACGTTCCATGGCCGCACTGCCGAAAGCCTGCTGAACGAATTTGGCTCACCGCTCTACGTCATCGACACCGATGATGTGCGAGTCCGTGCCACCAAATTCGTCAAATCCGCGGCAAATGCATTCAACAACACCGTAACCCACGTCAGTTTCGCAGGAAAAGCGCTGCTTTCCAAGGAAATCTGCCGTATCGTCACCGAATCCGGCATGCTGATCGACACATGCACCATGGGCGAGATGCGCATCGCGCTCGCCGCAGGCGTTCCCGGAAGGCGACTCGTGCTGCACGGCAACAACAAGTCCGATGCGGAAATCGAACTCGCCATTACCGAAGGCTTCGCCAAAATCGTGGTGGACGAGCCGAACGAGCCGGCCCGTATCGCCGAGATCGCCAAGCGTCTCGGCAAGCGCGCTCGCGTGATGTTGCGTGTTACGTCCGGCATTCATGCGGGCGGCCACGAGTTCGTGTCTACCGCGCATGAGGACCAGAAGTTCGGTGTTGCCTTGCTGCCGGTTGGTGCCGATGCAAGCAAGCTGAACGTGCTTGACGATTTGACTGACGTGACCCCTGCGGGGTCGAACGCACGCCTAGGTGAAAGCGAAACCACTCCGGGCGAAAGCGCAGAACGCCAGCTGCAGTACGACATCAAATACCCGTACGACATGAGCCATGAGAAGGTTTCCGAAGGCGACCGCAAACTCGCCGAAGCCATGACCATGGTGGCTGATGGCCCCGCGCTCGCCGTGTTGAAGGAAATCTACCGCCATCAGGACGTGCTCGAATTGGTTGGCGTGCATTCGCATATCGGATCGAACATTCACGATGCGGACGCCTTTATCCAGGCCGCGAAGCGCATGATGCTGCTACGCAAGACCTTCTACGCTACCGACGCATACACCTTGCCGGAGGTTGATTTGGGCGGCGGCTATTCCGTGGCTTACACCGATGGTGAGGATTCCATGGACCTCGATACGGAACTTGCTCGTCTTGCCAGCGCGGTCACCACCGTGAACCGTGCGCTCGGCATGCCCGCTCCGGTCATTTCGTTCGAACCGGGCCGTTGGACGGTCGCCCCGACCGGCGTCACCCTGTACCGCGTGGGTACGGTCAAGCCGGTGCAGCTTGCTGGAACCGCGAAAGACAAGGCTGGCAATCCGGTTACGGAACGCGTGTACGTGTCTGTCGACGGCGGTATGAGCGACAATATTCGCCCGGCATTGTACGGATCGGATTACACTGCGAAAATCGCCAATCGTGAGGGTTCCAGCGAAACCAAGCTGTGCCGTGTGGTCGGCATGCACTGCGAATCGGGCGATATCATCGTCAACGAGGTGCGTCTTCCTGCCGATATTCAGCGCGGTGACGTGCTGGCGGTGCCTGTTACGGGTGCATACGGTCGTACGATGGCCAGCAACTACAATCAGGCGCTGATTCCTGCGGTTGTTGCCGTATCCGAGCAAGACGCGCATGTGATGATTCGCCGTCAGACGGTCGAAGATCTGCTGGATTGGGATGTGAGTGAATAG